In Castor canadensis chromosome 11, mCasCan1.hap1v2, whole genome shotgun sequence, a single genomic region encodes these proteins:
- the Btg2 gene encoding protein BTG2: protein MSHGKRTDMLPEIAAAVGFLSSLLRTRGCVSEQRLKVFSGALQEALTEHYKHHWFPEKPSKGSGYRCIRINHKMDPIISKVASQIGLSQPQLHQLLPSELTLWVDPYEVSYRIGEDGSICVLYEEAPVAPSYGLLTCKNQMMLGRRSPSKNYVMAVSS from the exons ATGAGCCACGGGAAAAGAACCGACATGCTCCCGGAGATCGCTGCCGCCGTGGGCTTCCTCTCTAGCCTTCTGCGAACCCGGGGTTGCGTGAGCGAGCAGAGACTTAAGGTGTTCAGCGGGGCGCTCCAGGAGGCGCTAACAG AGCACTACAAACACCACTGGTTTCCTGAAAAGCCGTCCAAGGGCTCTGGCTACCGCTGTATCCGAATCAACCACAAGATGGACCCCATCATCAGCAAGGTGGCCAGCCAGATCGGACTCAGCCAGCCCCAGCTACACCAGCTGCTGCCTAGCGAGCTGACCCTGTGGGTGGACCCCTATGAAGTGTCCTACCGCATAGGGGAGGACGGCTCCATCTGTGTTCTGTACGAGGAGGCCCCCGTGGCCCCTTCCTACGGGCTCCTTACCTGCAAGAATCAGATGATGTTAGGCAGGAgaagtccctcaaaaaactacGTGATGGCAGTGTCCAGCTAG